A portion of the Candidatus Acidiferrales bacterium genome contains these proteins:
- a CDS encoding CoA-binding protein, translated as MPTRRERRAWPADRSATMAILVNEKTKAIIQGITGESGIRFVTRMQEFGSPPVAGVTPGKGGQDVQGVPVYDTVAELVRDHRVDWSSINVPAAFVKDAVYEAIDAGIKNVFIYAERVPIHDEMEMMAYAERLGVTIVGPNTPGIVSPGKFRLGGLGGARDYVSEIFTPGPVGLVSRSGGMTSTIAYYLSRSGLGQTTGFGCGGDAIIGTPFKKALKLFEKDPETKAMVMFGEIGTSYEEEAAQFIKSGGCTKPVVAFVAGKNALPGFRFGHAGALVMKGRGTYEGKIAALAAAGVRIAYTLRDIPRMVKEALEMPQ; from the coding sequence ATGCCGACCCGCCGTGAACGCCGGGCTTGGCCGGCTGATCGCTCTGCTACCATGGCCATTTTGGTCAACGAAAAAACGAAAGCTATCATTCAAGGCATCACCGGCGAGTCCGGGATCCGCTTTGTCACCCGCATGCAGGAATTCGGCTCGCCGCCCGTCGCCGGCGTCACGCCCGGCAAAGGGGGACAGGACGTCCAGGGCGTGCCCGTTTATGACACCGTCGCGGAGCTTGTCCGAGATCACCGGGTGGATTGGTCCTCGATCAACGTCCCGGCGGCTTTCGTGAAAGACGCTGTCTATGAAGCCATCGACGCCGGCATCAAGAACGTTTTCATTTATGCCGAACGCGTGCCAATTCATGACGAAATGGAGATGATGGCCTATGCTGAGAGACTCGGCGTGACGATTGTCGGCCCGAACACGCCCGGAATCGTCAGCCCGGGAAAGTTCCGCCTGGGCGGCCTTGGCGGCGCGCGCGATTATGTGAGTGAAATTTTTACGCCCGGTCCGGTGGGTTTGGTCTCGCGCAGCGGCGGCATGACCTCGACCATCGCCTACTATCTTTCGCGCTCCGGTCTCGGCCAGACAACCGGCTTTGGCTGCGGCGGCGACGCCATCATCGGAACACCCTTCAAAAAGGCGCTCAAGCTTTTTGAGAAAGACCCGGAGACGAAAGCCATGGTGATGTTCGGCGAAATCGGGACGAGCTACGAGGAAGAAGCCGCCCAGTTCATCAAGTCCGGCGGATGCACCAAGCCGGTGGTTGCGTTTGTGGCCGGCAAGAACGCGCTCCCGGGCTTTCGCTTTGGTCATGCCGGGGCGCTGGTGATGAAAGGCCGCGGCACTTACGAGGGGAAGATCGCCGCGCTGGCTGCTGCCGGAGTCCGCATCGCATACACACTGCGGGATATTCCCCGAATGGTCAAAGAAGCGCTCGAGATGCCGCAATAG